One Patescibacteria group bacterium genomic region harbors:
- a CDS encoding DMT family transporter yields the protein MKESRTLFLMQALVATFLWSASKIILKLGLGLLSPWLLIGCIQAVAFLGLLIYSRFYPIKLKQQLKSSEIYALVLLSMMGFVVAPVFSVIGLKYVTGLTAGLVAGLGSVLVVLLGWWILRERPRQWQAFGILLAVLGAYVFLGDGQFTGSLLGVFMLVLSEFAYAFNIVLTRLLMRQPGDQSLLVALIGSFMGAAILLPVGWLTGSSVALGYWQTWLVIGSVGLIFAFAGLLWNYSLNYLLSFEASVLQNTMLIQVGLLSWIFLRETIVWYHWLGAIIVLMGVYLVNRQLLNQRYASSRT from the coding sequence ATGAAAGAATCGCGCACGCTCTTTTTGATGCAGGCGTTGGTCGCCACTTTTTTGTGGTCAGCTTCTAAAATTATTTTAAAACTGGGACTGGGTTTGCTTTCCCCTTGGCTGCTTATTGGTTGTATTCAGGCAGTAGCTTTTTTGGGCCTATTAATTTATAGCCGGTTTTATCCGATAAAATTAAAACAACAGCTTAAATCAAGCGAAATTTACGCTCTTGTTTTGTTGAGTATGATGGGGTTTGTGGTCGCTCCCGTGTTTTCTGTGATCGGTCTAAAATATGTGACCGGTCTTACCGCCGGTTTAGTGGCCGGCTTGGGGTCTGTTTTGGTAGTGCTGTTGGGCTGGTGGATTCTCAGGGAGCGTCCGCGGCAATGGCAAGCTTTCGGGATTTTATTGGCAGTACTGGGGGCTTATGTTTTTTTGGGTGACGGCCAATTTACCGGTTCTCTTTTAGGCGTATTTATGCTAGTGTTATCAGAATTTGCGTATGCTTTTAATATTGTTTTAACTAGATTACTCATGCGGCAACCGGGCGACCAATCATTATTAGTGGCTTTAATCGGCTCGTTTATGGGAGCAGCCATTCTACTGCCTGTCGGTTGGTTAACCGGCAGCAGCGTAGCCCTGGGTTATTGGCAAACTTGGCTAGTAATTGGATCGGTCGGCCTAATTTTTGCTTTTGCCGGGCTCTTGTGGAATTATTCGCTAAATTATTTACTGTCGTTTGAAGCTTCGGTATTGCAAAATACCATGTTGATTCAGGTAGGTTTGCTCTCTTGGATTTTTCTGCGCGAAACGATTGTTTGGTATCACTGGTTGGGTGCGATAATAGTATTGATGGGAGTCTATTTAGTCAACCGACAACTCTTAAACCAGCGTTATGCATCCAGCCGAACTTAG
- a CDS encoding YbaB/EbfC family nucleoid-associated protein — translation MFEKTKKLFELQGKAKKLQGTLREMEFMGSELGGKVKVTVTGEQKVTAIEIDDSLVNLEEKASLIKFVTQATNAAIKRAQQAAATKTKEIMGGLGIPGL, via the coding sequence ATGTTCGAAAAGACTAAAAAATTATTTGAGCTGCAAGGCAAGGCCAAAAAACTGCAAGGTACTTTGCGCGAGATGGAATTTATGGGCAGTGAGTTGGGCGGTAAAGTCAAAGTAACTGTTACCGGTGAGCAAAAAGTTACCGCTATCGAGATCGATGACAGCCTGGTTAATTTAGAAGAAAAAGCTAGTTTAATTAAATTTGTCACCCAAGCTACCAATGCTGCTATAAAACGCGCCCAGCAGGCGGCGGCTACCAAAACCAAAGAGATTATGGGTGGTTTGGGCATCCCCGGACTATAA
- the recR gene encoding recombination mediator RecR: MYSLPKSVSKLIEELSKLPGIGPKTASRLAFYLIKNPGMDIKSLGEALLDLKSDLVYCAECHNIADSDPCSICTDKTRDAQILCVVEEAIDVLAIEKSGGYQGKYHVLGGRLSPLEGIAAADLNLASLVERVKNSDISEIIIATNHNIEGETTALYVTKILEATGIKISRIASGLPMGSDLEYADEVTLTRAFEGRRAA, from the coding sequence ATGTATTCATTACCCAAATCGGTTTCAAAGTTGATTGAAGAGCTCAGTAAGTTGCCGGGGATTGGGCCAAAAACCGCTTCCCGGTTAGCTTTTTATTTGATTAAAAATCCGGGGATGGATATCAAATCTCTGGGCGAGGCTCTGCTCGATCTGAAGAGTGATTTGGTTTATTGTGCCGAATGCCACAATATTGCCGATAGCGATCCCTGCTCAATTTGTACAGACAAAACCCGCGATGCGCAGATTCTGTGTGTGGTGGAAGAAGCCATTGATGTTTTAGCGATTGAGAAATCCGGCGGTTATCAGGGCAAATATCATGTTTTAGGCGGTCGGCTTTCGCCTTTGGAAGGCATCGCGGCGGCAGATTTGAATTTAGCTTCTTTAGTGGAGCGAGTGAAGAACTCTGATATTTCAGAAATAATCATTGCTACTAACCACAATATCGAAGGTGAAACCACGGCTTTATATGTCACGAAAATATTAGAAGCCACGGGTATTAAGATTAGCCGGATTGCCTCGGGGCTCCCGATGGGCAGCGACCTCGAATATGCCGATGAAGTAACGCTAACGCGAGCTTTTGAAGGGAGGCGGGCGGCATGA
- the cysS gene encoding cysteine--tRNA ligase: MHPAELRFYNTLTRQKEIFRSLRRGTVSLYSCGPTVYQAAHIGNLKTYLFVDILKRVLEYDGYRVKHIINITDVGHLTSDADTGIDKVEAAAEREHKTAPEITKHYADLFQKDLLALNIEKPTKFAWASEYLKDQIKLVQELEKKGYTYKTSDGIYFDTAKFPEYGKLAKVGAGEARVAHSSGKHSEADFALWKFSRSDETRQQEWPSPWGVGFPGWHLECSAISTKELGQPFDIHTGGEDHIAIHHNNEIAQSEAAYGKPLANYWLHSMFLLVNNAKMAKSQGNFLTLADLEKQNYEPLAFRYLVISSHYRNKLNFSKDAMDGAQNSLNKLREFFAKRAPWGKSLQNHRKAFMLALGDDLNMPEAIKEVWKVVKSDEDLADKQATILDFDRVLGLGLKSYRPPLIPREIIDLSRQREAARVAKDWIKSDELRQAIEAKGYQVLDTDSGPTLKKASRD, from the coding sequence ATGCATCCAGCCGAACTTAGATTTTATAACACGCTTACTCGGCAAAAAGAAATTTTCCGATCCCTTAGGCGCGGAACAGTTTCACTGTATTCTTGCGGACCGACCGTGTACCAGGCGGCGCATATTGGCAACCTCAAAACCTATTTGTTTGTCGATATTTTAAAGCGGGTGTTGGAGTACGATGGCTATCGGGTGAAGCACATCATCAATATTACGGATGTGGGGCACTTAACTTCCGATGCCGATACCGGCATCGACAAGGTAGAAGCGGCCGCAGAGCGGGAACACAAAACTGCCCCAGAAATTACCAAACATTATGCCGATCTGTTTCAAAAAGATTTGTTAGCGTTAAATATTGAAAAACCTACCAAATTCGCCTGGGCAAGTGAGTATTTAAAAGATCAGATCAAGTTAGTTCAGGAGTTGGAGAAAAAGGGGTATACCTACAAAACCTCAGATGGTATTTATTTTGATACCGCCAAGTTTCCCGAGTACGGTAAATTAGCCAAAGTTGGGGCCGGGGAGGCGAGAGTAGCTCATAGTAGTGGAAAACACAGTGAAGCAGATTTTGCGCTATGGAAATTTTCTCGGTCTGATGAAACCAGGCAGCAGGAATGGCCCAGCCCCTGGGGCGTGGGTTTCCCGGGTTGGCATTTAGAGTGTTCCGCGATTTCCACGAAAGAGCTCGGCCAGCCGTTTGATATCCATACCGGCGGCGAAGATCATATCGCTATCCATCACAATAACGAAATTGCCCAAAGCGAAGCCGCTTACGGAAAGCCTCTCGCTAACTATTGGCTCCACAGTATGTTTTTACTGGTAAATAATGCTAAAATGGCCAAAAGCCAAGGGAATTTTTTGACCTTAGCGGATTTGGAGAAACAGAATTATGAACCATTGGCTTTCCGGTATCTAGTAATTTCCAGCCACTACCGCAATAAGTTAAATTTTTCTAAAGATGCCATGGACGGGGCCCAAAATTCATTAAATAAATTACGAGAGTTTTTTGCTAAACGAGCTCCGTGGGGAAAATCATTACAAAATCATCGTAAAGCTTTTATGTTGGCTTTGGGGGACGATCTTAATATGCCGGAAGCGATCAAAGAAGTTTGGAAGGTTGTAAAATCCGATGAGGATTTGGCCGACAAACAAGCTACCATTTTAGATTTTGATCGGGTGTTGGGATTGGGGCTTAAAAGTTATCGCCCGCCGTTAATCCCGCGAGAGATTATCGATTTATCTCGTCAACGCGAAGCAGCTCGCGTCGCCAAAGATTGGATTAAATCCGACGAATTGCGCCAAGCCATTGAAGCTAAAGGTTATCAGGTTCTCGATACCGACTCCGGCCCCACCCTCAAGAAAGCATCTAGGGACTAG